DNA from Tachysurus vachellii isolate PV-2020 chromosome 22, HZAU_Pvac_v1, whole genome shotgun sequence:
GGTTACCATGGTAATAATCGTTATCATTAGGTGACAAAACTAGCATTCGAAATCACTTTTCTGCCATTAAGATGAAACATTTTGGGAGGAGATTTGGAGTTTGCTTATAAAATCCAGCAGTGTACAGTACATCTCCATCGTATCATGAATAAAAGATGAAGGAGGAGCAGCATGCGCTCAACTTTTTACTTCCGTCGGTAGTCGCCGCATAGAGGCGTCCCATATTTGCATAACATTTGAATGCTTTTCTCATGTTTGTTGCATCACTGGACACGCCAACATCTAGTAGCCGACAGTTGCTGTTGTTCACGTTGCCAGATGACGTGAACATCTCTGTACATGCAAGCGTAGcatgataagataagatatacctttattcgtcccacagtggggaaatttctgttacagcagcaaagaaaagaaatgcaaatacatcaaagaataaagacataaatagtatacagtatatacacaaaacaatatataaatacaaagaagaaaaagagaccacgagtaagtagttccactaacagacatattgcacacaggtaatattgcacggtTTTAAAATTTATGTTGTTgcacgtgttgtttaaaatactttgttatcgttattaatgcagttaaacagtaataactgtgtattatggtgactggttcactgggagcagctttgattgtaaagtctattagcagcagggagaaaagtgtgtctgtatcgctccttcagacacttaggatcttgtaacagtctgtcaccgaaggagctgctcagagataaatccgtttcatacagggggtaagagtcgttctccagcaatgatgatagttttgctaccatcctcctttctcccacctcctgtacagtgtccagaggaatccccaagACTGAGCTCGACGATATGCAACAGAACTGATATGTAACAGAACAGTGCACCAGAAAGGGTTAACCAAGGTCACTTTTCCTATCAACAGAGCCATCCAAACtgatataaatgtgcaaatataaGATCATGTAGAAGATTTATTAATTCAGTGCTCAGTTTATAAagtaagaagaagaatacaagagtcaaacaaaacactttttttattattcttctacatttaatacaattaacacaaatgtgtttttctacAGGGGGGTATGGTGGCTTAggggttagcacgtttgcctcacaccttcagggttgggggttcgattcctgcctctgccttgtgtgtgtggagtttgcatgttctccccgtgcctcgggggtttcctccgggtactccggtttcctcccccggtccaaagacatgcatggtaggttgattggcatctctggaaaattgtccgtagtgtgtgtgcgcgccctgtgatgggttggcactccctccagggtgtatcctgccttgatgcccgatgacgcctgagaggcacaggctccccgtgacccgaggtagttcggataagcggtagaaaatgagtgagtgagtgagtgagtgagtgtctttCTACATCTCCTGTATAAATTTTGTCCTGTGCAAGGGAACCAAACACTAAGATTCCTCTAGAAAAAAGTTGGATTAAATTCTGTTAATTCTTTTTCTGCTTCACACTTTGAAGgttttcattttgttataaCAATAATCTTCACTCAGCACCTGTCTAATACTGCCACACAGCACAAGCCACAAACAATTGTCATTTAAATCACTAATATAAGGGATAGGACAGTCTGATCTCCACGCTATGTATCCTACAGGGTCGTTCTTCACGGACAGAAGATGATCCAGGCGGTCAAACTGGAGTCAGTAGAAGTGTATGACTTCAAAAAGGCATTTGGACTCACTGAACAAGAGgtatttcacacacatacaaaaacactaGGGAATATGTGCTTTCAGGCTGCCTGTAAGTCCATTAGAGGCTCCAGTACTGATCCTTAGCTGGAGATCTGATACATGTGGTGCTTGTTAGTTCAATATACAGTGCAGAAGCATTCAGCAATCTACTGATCGTTCTTTTTAATAACTTTGTTTATAGAATTGAATTGGTTATTCTTGTTACAGATGAATGTGTgctatataaattatttttttttggtccctCTCCCTAGGCTTTGGCTGTGAGCGACCATTTCCCTCTGTGCTTTACTGTCAATGCAGCTCAAAGAAAAGGTTGAATTTTAACAAgtgttttcacattttattaacagtaataataattttatatatatatatatataaacaattaaaaaaaaaaaatcactactcTATATAATCAGGTGTCATCAGATAAAGATTTATATCACATGATGAtcctgtttgtttatattcaatGACTATTAAAGTGaaacaaatgttattttattttttacgaACAAaggcaaccttttttttttttttttttttttttaaaaaggttatgcatgttaattataaactaaacacaatTCCAGGGGTTTGTTTAGTGGTTGCTAGGTAACCGTGTTGGTTTTCAGTGTTCTTGCTTTCACCTGCCGTTAATTTAATCCCTACTTGAAGGCATGTGAATAGATCAAATTTCACTactgaaaagaagaaagaagagtaTTGTATTATAATACATCTGAGGCAGCAGATCAGAGActcattttttaatgtaatccAGCTACAAGTCTAATATTTTACTGCATAAGTAAGATGAAAGGCTTGATACTGAGTAGAAATTATCTGGAAATTTCATTCAATATGTTTATCGCCATGGTAATAATTCTCTCCAAGCtttcgagtctttttttttttttagaaagttgGTCACCCTAGGTGATCGGTTGCAGACGGAATATTAAAAACACCATTCCTGGCATAGAAAGTGCTCCTGACAACCGCGGATCTTCCTTTCAGTGGCGATTTGTAGTCATGCCAATAATCACCTGTAAACACAGTTAAGACACAGTCGTGCAGATAAAACTgaggttttgatttttttttaaacattcatcaCAATCCCAAGAACAAAAAACTCCAAAGACGTCATCTTTACCTAATCTCCATCCGTACTCCCACGAGGACAACAGCGGGTACTCGAACCGTTCTTCAGGCATCTTCTCCATGCGTCTCTTCAGGTACTGACTGCGTCCTTTGCCCTCTTTGGATAAACCGTTATAAAGGGTCTCTCTGGATTGAGGACTGACTGGTCTCATCAGAGGAGCTTCACTGAGAGCACGCTGTCGCACCGgagcttcctcctccttcttcttcggCGCTTTTACCACAGGGGGGAGAGTGACTTTAGGGGCAACTGTCGGATTCAGAGTCTTGGATTTGCGAGAGGCGAATCTGACCGGATATTCCTTGCCGTATTTCATCTTCCAGTTGAGCCGCGTGTACACCTCCTTCATAATCAGCTCCTGGTAGCTGTTTTGGTTCTGGGTTGTCAGTAAGGACCTCATTCTCAGGCTGGAGTTAATGTGCACTgaactaactctctctctgGGTTAAAGGGAAACCCAAGAGCAGTTTGTCATTCGTGCTTCACCTGTGGGCAGCCAATCAGAGGTCTAATCCTCAGCAGGAGAGGGTAAACTGAGCATGCAGAAAAGTGCTATgatcagagaagagaagaagaaagaaaagaaaaaaaagtgctgacAGAAATACAAATTAGATCTGTACCGAGACTCGTCTAGTTCATATCCCAAACACTTTAAAAAGGAAGGCATGGTTAGAGgaggaacaaaataaaaccaaaaatgtTTGGGAGTCATGGAGACAAGAGTTTCTCATGCAGTTCACACATTAGCCCAAATGATGGCAGTGTCATTCTCTAAAGGTCACAGCTTAATCCATCTTATTAAGCCCAGAGCATGAATAAAAGCCTTAATACCccaaaaggaaaggaaatgacaACTGCTCCTGATTAAAGTGGATCAGAAAATAGTACACTTGAGCCAGGAAGCACTTTACATGTAATTGGGATCTGCTTGAATGGAAGTTTTGTGCTGCGCATGGCAATTTCAATTACAACTGCACAGTCGATTCTGCAGGGAAACAGACTCATGGCACAGCACAAAGGTTTCTGTATTTAGccttgtacagtatagtacaatCCTCAAGCAAGCTTACCTCATATCTCCAGGCTCGGGTTCCTGCCAACTGGAGAGGAAATTTTGAGCTAAAAATGATTAATGAGGGAAGATTTGAAAGAATACATGCATGTTGACACGAAACATAATGGGTTTTTCCCCCAAGCCGGACAGAAGGGACAAGGTGGCCTCTCGTATGCAGCTGGTGAAAGTCTACATTCATCACAAGCCAACATTGGTGCCTGAAGAGTCACCTAAGAAAATTGTTGCTGGTCGCCTGTGGATACAAGGGCAGTGTTTAAGCTCGCACGATTAATCACGTCACACCGTTGCATAAGCAGTTTCCCACCACACAAGacaacctcttttttttttttcttcaatcttTATTccagtttgttttaaatttccAAATGTACATCATTTCACATTAAGGCACCCTGGACTATGAGGA
Protein-coding regions in this window:
- the LOC132837769 gene encoding protein SPMIP1, whose product is MRSLLTTQNQNSYQELIMKEVYTRLNWKMKYGKEYPVRFASRKSKTLNPTVAPKVTLPPVVKAPKKKEEEAPVRQRALSEAPLMRPVSPQSRETLYNGLSKEGKGRSQYLKRRMEKMPEERFEYPLLSSWEYGWRLGDYWHDYKSPLKGRSAVVRSTFYARNGVFNIPSATDHLG